From a single Lolium rigidum isolate FL_2022 chromosome 7, APGP_CSIRO_Lrig_0.1, whole genome shotgun sequence genomic region:
- the LOC124672416 gene encoding uncharacterized protein LOC124672416, producing the protein MACGGSLFSRALGYVVNQFLVEGLANNRAFQRFAVRTNRTFENLSSKAKEVKQDVSEKWRDVCGQDDHFRQ; encoded by the exons ATGGCATGCGGCGGCAGCCTGTTCAGTAGGGCGCTCGGCTACGTCGTCAACCAGTTCCTCGTCGAGGGCCTCGCCAACAA CCGTGCCTTCCAGAGGTTTGCTGTGAGGACCAACAGGACTTTCGAGAATCTTTCGTCTAAAG CTAAAGAAGTGAAGCAGGATGTATCAGAGAAATGGAGGGATGTTTGTGGACAAGATGAT CATTTCAGGCAGTGA